Proteins encoded within one genomic window of Eurosta solidaginis isolate ZX-2024a chromosome 1, ASM4086904v1, whole genome shotgun sequence:
- the Nf1 gene encoding neurofibromin isoform X5 produces MAIQKPGEWANSLLARFEDQLPNKFGPHGTQARISQDQLSACLIHISRYRFSLVISGLTKMLQRVNEASIQNRHDSERCCFESLVIILTTLERCLTNQTKDTARFEEAMNVKLLLREISQFIDVQSDNNSNAAQLKAIASKVLFALSQNHFSAVFNRISARIQELTTCSDENPDYCDIELIQHIDMDINKLTKLLQVFKSRSKKAPPLILLHSLEKAIWNWIEYHPHEFQDLQRGITTKDISGCWESLLDFVEAYKSENKKNKTTVWPLQMLLLILTPSCLEATVNELQSEKEKDKEKTKSSSAQSSAQATRDKEQSAKQFIEGVKRGLGPHSPSKQVTEYAAIAGVKLCKASTYVNINDSNNVIFKLVQYMINDLKALLFNPAKPFSRGQAYNYADIELMIDCWVSLFRINPHNIDTLKVCLNLSSPQAYHFVIVCSLLRLTQIHVDFRLQNKNPFRTINTPSLPWWPETNVVHNRSAELRALFTDTLNKATQGYIAHTPLRMITSLTLKSKDTQKGLARSEEGPAHKMLLLLMVRLIHADPTLLLNTQGKVAHEMQSSSLELINGLVSLVHQPTMPDVAQEAMEALLALHSFDKIELWNPQAPMNCFWDVSSQVLFSISQKLIQHQIANYTDVLKWMREILICRNCYLQRHKKYALVGHELQICRQARIKLEVVFFMYLWSVDLDAVLTSLSCFGLLCQESDILLTADDAATVLLVANYQIYQDLTQLANSATDTRICFYETTHGNAFSRLTLQRRMMNLLRKIEHCVGVQTAWEETFRNWELSCKVLQSYPKCKTDDAQAELFHRGVGKRRASHQSSEHDLEEHITEWANMTWFLLTLGGVCLQKRLAARWKQMQQQNNATTVGSSSGVSGPSNILPGPNSLAQSQNTLAASGSMTSISSIPAISLYSLYSCSTSSGRGSLMHPSTVSLTTIVPVPPQDLQYCPVTQFISQLLRLLVCVNDKIGLNIQKNVKELIAEEMTPQLYPILFDQIRAITEKFFDQQGQVNVSDVNTQFIEHVIYIMKAILDPKSAKDPNNEQAAASEYLSVTSIEGMMLSIVRYVRHLDMTTSSARTKTRLCQLVEIMMKRRDDLAFRQEMKFRNKLVEYLTDWVMGTTHQITPSTTSDTPPANTTQVFRDLDQACMEAVAALLRGLPLQPEESDRGDLMDAKSALFLKYFTLFMNLLNDCIDSSEAENKEINNPPLLPPRHPAAGKLTALRNFTIQAMSNLLGANIDSGLMHSIDLGYNPDVQTRAAFMEVLTQVLQQGTEFDTLAETVLADRFEQLVQLVTMISDKGELPIAMALANVVTTSQMDELARVLVTLFDAKHLLSPLLWNMFYREVEISECMSTLFRGNSLGSKIMAFCFKIYGASYLQNLLEPLIRPLLDDPSTSYEVDPARLLPGEDLERNKENLMELTKRFFDAILNSVDRFPSQLRSMCHCLYQVLSKRFPTVLQTNIGAVGTVIFLRFINPAIVSPQELGIVGRQVPASVKRGLMLMSKILQNIANHVEFSKEQHMVSFNDFLRTRFEQGRHFFVQIASDCETVDQTSHSMSFISDANVLALHRLLWTHQERIGDYLSSSRDHKAVGRRPFDKMATLLAYLGPPEHKPVDSHMMFSTYARWSSIDMSSTNFEEIMLKHQMHEKEEFKTLKTMNIFYQAGTSKQGYPVFYYIARRYKIGETNGDLLIYHVILTLKPFCHSPFEVVIDFTHTCSDNRFRTEFLQKWFYVLPTVAYENIMAVYIYNCNSWVREYTKFHDRVLAPLKGNRKIVFLDVPNKLNEFIDTEQQKLPGATLSLDEDLKVFSNALKLSHKDTKVAIKVGPTALQITSSEKTKVLSHTVLLNDVYYASEIEEVCLVDDNQFTLSIANESGQLSFIHNDCDTIVQAIIHIRNRWELSQPETVTVHQKIRPKDVPGTLLNMALLNLGSSDPTLRLAAYNLLCALTASFDLKIEGQLLETQGLCIPSNNTIFIKSVSEKLANNEPHLTVEFLEECIQGFQRSTIELKHLCLEYMTPWLKNLMKFCKSNDDAKKAKVAHILDKLIHLTIEQKEMYPSVQAKIWGSVGQIPELIEMVLDNFLHKSVAYGLGSTQVEIMADTSVALASENVQLVSKKIITRICRVMDKTCTNPTQYLEQHMMWDDIAVLSRYLLMLSFNNCLDVAIHLPYLFHIITFVVCTGSLSMRASSHGLVINTIHSLCTCTKPTFSEEAQRVLRLSLDEFSLSKFYLLFGISKVKSAAVTAFRSSCRHQSDKWLGNERVSQPLPADRERLSLPSLEVIADALLEIMEACMPDVPDSQWLQTWTSLARSFAFCYNPALQPRALIVYGCISKSVTDQEVKQLLRLLVKALESFNDIVLIEALVMCLTRIQPLLRPESPIHCALFWVAISVLQLDEVTLYGVGLALLEQNLHTLKSQGCFESESISDVMMNTREKLEWHFKQLDHAVGLSFRSNFHFALVGHLLKGFRHPTPTTVSRTARVLSMLLGIVAKPLRRDKFEVTPDSVAYLTALVAVSEEVRSRCHVKHAIPRWPADSSIIENGETALNGNQNTFGMPLSRRQKSWDILDQSALQLARHHKGPTHQNAKVLFKTQRSFSVPTTKEPNSSSAIEEHQGQVNA; encoded by the exons CTACCCAACAAATTCGGACCACATGGCACACAAGCGCGTATCAGCCAAGATCAGTTGAGCGCATGTCTCATACATATATCTCGATATCGTTTTTCATTGGTTATATCTGGACTTACAAAAATGTTGCAACGCGTTAACGAAGCA TCTATACAAAATCGTCATGATTCCGAGCGTTGTTGTTTTGAATCTCTTGTCATCATACTTACAACACTGGAACGTTGTCTGACAAACCAAACAAAGGACACCGCACGTTTCGAGGAGGCAATGAATGTTAAACTTTTACTACGTGAAATTTCACAATTCATTGATGTACAAAGTGACAACAACTCGAACGCTGCCCAATTGAAAGCTATAGCATCAAAAGTCCTATTTGCACTTTCGCAAAATCATTTTTCTGCGGTATTCAATCGCATTTCAGCGCGCATTCAAGAACTGACTACATGCTCGGATGAGAATCCTGATTATTGTGATATTGAACTAATACAACATATCGATATGGACATAAATAAATTGACAAAATTGTTACAAG TGTTTAAATCAAGATCAAAGAAGGCACCACCGCTAATACTCCTGCATTCGCTGGAGAAAGCCATTTGGAACTGGATTGAATATCATCCACATGAGTTCCAAGATTTACAACGTGGTATTACAACTAAGGACATTTCTGG TTGTTGGGAATCCTTGTTGGACTTTGTTGAAGCATACAAATCAGAgaacaaaaagaacaaaaccACCGTATGGCCATTGCAAATGTTATTGCTCATACTAACACCC AGTTGTTTAGAGGCCACCGTAAACGAGCTACAATCTGAAAAGGAGAAGGATAAAGAAAAAACGAAATCATCATCTGCGCAATCGTCTGCACAAGCAACACGCGATAAAGAACAATCAGCGAAACAGTTTATTGAAGGCGTTAAGCGTGGTTTAGGGCCACATTCACCTTCTAAACAAGTAACCGAATATGCGGCTATAGCTGGCGTAAAACTTTGCAAAGCCTCCACCTATGTTAATATTAATGATTCAAATAATGTTATATTCAAACTGGTGCAATACATGATTAATGATTTGAAAGCGCTACTCTTCAATCCGGCTAAACCATTTTCACGTGGACAAGCATACAATTATGCCGATATCGAATTAATGATTGACTGTTGGGTTTCTTTGTTTCGCATCAATCCGCACAATATTGATACACTAAAAGTTTGTCTTAATCTATCATCACCACAGGCATATCATTTTGTAATTGTATGCTCGTTGTTAAG ATTGACTCAGATTCATGTGGATTTTcgtttacaaaataaaaatcctTTTCGCACTATTAATACTCCATCACTGCCGTGGTGGCCTGAAACGAATGTTGTTCATAATCGTTCAGCGGAATTGCGTGCACTTTTCACTGACACCTTGAATAAGGCCACGCAAGGTTACATTGCGCACACGCCATTGCGTATGATCACTTCGTTAACGCTGAAATCAAAAGATACGCAAAAAGGTCTGGCACGCTCAGAAGAGGGACCTGCACACAAAATGTTGCTGCTGCTCATGGTGCGACTTATACATGCTGATCCgacattgcttttaaat ACTCAAGGCAAAGTAGCACATGAAATGCAAAGCTCTTCGCTGGAACTCATTAATGGTCTTGTGAGTCTTGTACACCAACCCACCATGCCAGATGTAGCCCAAGAAGCTATGGAGGCTCTACTGGCTTTACATTCTTTCGACAAAATAGAATTATGGAATCCACAAGCGCCAATGAATTGTTTTTGGGATGTTAGCTCCCAAGTTTTGTTCTCTATTTCACAAAAGCTCATACAACATCAAATAGCCAACTATACTGATGTACTAAAATGGATGCGAGAAATTTTGATTTGTCGCAATTGTTATCTGCAGCGTCATAAAAAATATGCTTTGGTTGGACATGAATTGCAAATTTGTCGGCAGGCTCGCATTAAGTTAGAAGTAGTATTTTTTATGTACCTGTGGTCAGTTGACTTGGATGCTGTACTAACTTCACTTTCTTGTTTTGGACTGTTGTGTCAAGAGTCAGATATTTTACTAACGGCGGATGATGCTGCCACAGTGCTGCTGGTAGCGAACTATCAGATATATCAGGATCTAACGCAATTGGCCAATT CTGCAACTGATACTCGCATTTGTTTCTACGAGACTACTCATGGAAACGCGTTTA GCCGACTAACGCTGCAACGACGCATGATGAATTTGCTGCGCAAAATTGAGCATTGTGTTGGTGTTCAAACTGCATGGGAAGAAACTTTCAG AAACTGGGAGCTTTCCTGCAAAGTTCTACAATCTTATCCGAAATGCAAAACAGACGATGCTCAAGCTGAGCTATTTCACCGTGGCGTTGGCAAACGTCGCGCTAGTCATCAAAGTTCTGAGCATGATTTGGAAGAACACATTACTGAATGGGCAAATATGACTTGGTTTCTGTTAACGCTTGGTGGTGTTTGTTTGCAAAAACGATTGGCTGCGCGTTGgaaacaaatgcaacaacaaaataatGCTACCACTGTTGGCTCAAGTAGTGGTGTGTCGGGGCCAAGTAATATTTTACCAGGTCCCAATAGTTTGGCACAATCGCAAAATACGCTAGCAGCATCTGGCAGCATGACTTCTATTTCATCTATACCCGCCATTTCCTTGTACTCACTCTACTCATGTTCCACTAGCTCCGGACGTGGTTCACTAATGCATCCAAGCACGGTTTCATTAACAACAATTGTGCCAGTGCCACCGCAGGATTTACAATACTGTCCAGTGACACA ATTTATTAGCCAACTTCTACGATTGCTAGTTTGTGTTAATGATAAAATTGGTTTGAACATACAGAAAAATGTTAAAGAGTTGATTGCTGAAGAAATGACTCCTCAACTTTATCCTATACTCTTTGATCAGATCCGTGCGATTACCGAGAAATTTTTCGATCAACAGGGACAAGTTAATGTCTCTGATGTAAATACACAATTCATCGAACATGTAATTTATATAATGAAGGCCATATTGGATCCTAAATCTGCCAAAGATCCGAACAACGAACAAGCAGCTGCATCTGAGTACCTGAGCGTGACCAGTATTGAAGGCATGATGTTGAGCATTGTGCGTTACGTACGTCATCTGGATATGACAACTTCATCGGCACGCACCAAAACGAGACTTTGTCAGTTGGTAGAGATAATGATGAAACGCAGGGACGATTTGGCATTTCGGCAGGAAATGAAATTTCGCAACAAATTAGTGGAGTACCTGACAGATTGGGTTATGGGCACAACACATCAAATAACACCTTCAACTACATCTGATACGCCGCCTGCTAA CACAACGCAAGTATTTCGTGATCTCGATCAAGCTTGCATGGAAGCCGTAGCAGCATTACTACGTGGTCTACCTTTACAGCCCGAGGAATCTGATCGCGGCGATTTGATGGATGCCAAGAGCGCACTATTTCTCAA ATACTTTACACTTTTTATGAATCTCCTAAACGACTGCATTGACAGCTCCGAGGCTGAAAATAAAGAGATAAATAATCCACCTTTACTCCCACCGCGCCATCCTGCAGCTGGCAAACTTACTGCATTACGAAATTTTACTATACAAGCTATGTCCAATTTGCTGGGTGCCAATATAGACTCAGGTCTTATGCATTCAATTGATTTGGGTTATAATCCTGATGTACAAACACGTGCAGCTTTTATGGAAGTCCTAACACAAGTATTACAGCAGGGCACTGAATTTGATACCCTAGCTGAAACGGTATTAGCAGATCGTTTTGAGCAACTAGTACAACTGGTAACAATGATAAGCGACAAAGGCGAACTACCGATTGCTATGGCACTAGCTAATGTAGTAACTACTTCGCAAATGGATGAATTGGCACGTGTGCTGGTCACACTGTTTGATGCCAAACATTTGCTTTCCCCACTCTTATGGAATATGTTCTATCGTGAAGTGGAGATATCGGAATGCATGTCAACATTATTTCGTGGCAATTCATTGGGCAGTAAAATAATggcattttgttttaaaatttatggCGCAAGTTATTTGCAGAATTTACTGGAGCCATTGATACGGCCACTGCTTGATGATCCGAGTACCAGTTATGAGGTGGATCCCGCACG GCTTTTGCCCGGTGAAGATTTGGAGCGTAACAAGGAGAATTTAATGGAGTTAACTAAACGTTTCTTTGATGCAATACTCAATTCCGTAGATCGTTTTCCTTCACAGTTGCGTTCGATGTGCCATTGTCTTTATCAGGTGTTGAGCAAACGCTTTCCCACAGTACTGCAAACTAATATTGGTGCAGTGGGCACTGTAATATTTTTACGCTTTATTAATCCAGCTATTG TGTCACCACAAGAACTCGGCATTGTCGGTCGGCAGGTTCCAGCTTCAGTGAAACGCGGTCTCATGTTAAtgtcaaaaattttgcaaaatattgCAAATCATGTCGAATTCTCAAAAGAACAGCATATGGTTTCATTCAATGATTTCTTGCGCACACGTTTCGAACAAGGACGCCACTTTTTCGTACAAATTGCTTCAGATTGTGAGACTGTTGATCAGACTTCGCATAGCATGAGTTTTATATCAGATGCTAATGTGTTGGCATTGCATCGTCTACTTTGGACGCATCAAGAACGTATTGGCGACTATTTATCTAGTAGTCGTGATCACAAAGCTGTTGGAAGACGTCCATTTGATAAGATGGCTACCCTCCTTGCTTATTTGGGACCACCTGAACATAAACCTGTGGATTCACA tATGATGTTTTCGACGTATGCGCGCTGGAGCTCTATTGATATGTCTTCTACTAATTTCGAGGAAATTATGCTAAAACATCAGATGCACGAAAAAGAGGAATTCAAAACTTTAAAAACTATGAATATATTTTATCAAGCGGGCACTAGTAAACAGGGATATCCGGTATTTTACTACATTGCAAGACGTTACAA AATTGGTGAAACAAATGGAGATTTACTTATTTATCATGTCATACTAACACTGAAACCATTCTGTCATTCACCATTCGAAGTTGTGATTGATTTTACGCATACCTGTTCGGATAATCGCTTTCGCACCGAATTCTTACAAAAATGGTTTTACGTACTGCCAACTGTTGCTTACGAAAATATTATGGCTGTTTATATATACAACTGTAATTCATGGGTGCGagaatataccaaatttcatgatcgCGTGCTAGCACCATTGAAA GGCAATCGAAAGATAGTGTTCCTTGATGTacccaacaaattaaatgaattcatCGATACCGAACAACAGAAACTGCCAGGTGCTACATTATCGCTAGATGAAGATTTAAAAGTTTTCAGCAATGCACTGAAACTCAGTCATAAAGATACAAAAGTCGCAATAAAAGTTGGTCCCACTGCATTACAAATAActtcatctgaaaaaacaaaggTATTATCACACACCGTCTTGCTCAACGATGTATACTATGCTTCCGAAATAGAGGAAGTTTGTCTAGTAGATGATAATCAATTCACGCTATCTATTGCTAACGAAAGTGGTCAGTTAAGTTTCATACACAACGATTGTGATACCATTGTACAAGCTATTATTCACATACGTAACCGCTGGGAATTAAGTCAACCTGAAACGGTAACAGTGCATCAGAAAATACGTCCTAAGGATGTACCGGGTACGCTATTAAATATGGCACTGCTAAATTTGGGTTCCTCTGATCCCACATTACGTTTAGCTGCATACAATTTACTCTGTGCGCTGACAGCatcttttgatttaaaaattgaaGGTCAACTATTGGAGACACAAGGTCTATGCATACCTTCCAATAATACAATATTTATAAAATCTGTTAGTGAAAAATTAGCAAACAATGAACCGCATTTAACAGTTGAATTTTTGGAGGAATGTATACAAGGTTTCCAGCGTAGCACAATTGAATTGAAACATTTATGTTTAGAATATATGACGCCATGGTTAAagaatttaatgaaattttgcaaATCTAACGATGATGCTAAGAAAGCAAAAGTTGCGCatattttagataaattaatacatttaacaaTTGAACAAAAGGAAATGTATCCATCGGTGCAAGCGAAAATTTGGGGCTCTGTTGGACAAATTCCGGAACTAATTGAAATGGTTCTCGATAATTTTCTGCACAAGTCGGTAGCTTATGGTTTGGGTTCAACACAGGTGGAGATTATGGCAGATACGTCAGTAGCACTTGCTTCGGAAAATGTACAATTGGTTTCGAAGAAGATTATAACGCGTATATGTCGCGTTATGGATAAGACTTGTACAAATCCTACACAGTACCTGGAACAGCATATGATGTGGGATGATATTGCTGTATTGTCACGTTATTTACTTATGTTGTCGTTTAATAATTGTCTCGACGTCGCCATACATTTACCGTACCTTTTTCATATTATCACATTTGTG GTCTGTACTGGCTCTTTGTCTATGCGGGCCTCTAGCCATGGACTTGTCATCAATACCATCCATTCTTTATGTACCTGTACTAAACCGACCTTCTCAGAGGAAGCACAACGTGTCCTCCGCCTATCACTTGATGAATTCTCTTTGTCCAAATTTTATTTACTCTTCGGCATAAGCAAAGTAAAATCGGCCGCTGTAACTGCTTTTCGCTCGAGTTGTCGACATCAATCCGACAAATGGTTGGGTAATGAACGCGTATCTCAACCGCTACCCGCAGATCGTGAACGTTTGTCGCTACCCTCACTTGAAGTAATTGCTGATGCATTATTGGAAATTATGGAAGCGTGCATGCCTGATGTACCGGATAGTCAATGGCTTCAGACATGGACATCGTTGGCACGTAGTTTTGCATTTTGTTATAATCCAGCGCTACAACCACGCGCGCTTATTGTTTACGGTTGTATAAGCAAAAGTGTTACCGATCAGGAGGTTAAACAATTGTTGCGTTTGCTTGTAAAAGCGTTGGAGTCTTTTAACGATATTGTACTGATAGAGGCATTGGTGATGTGCTTGACACGTATACAACCGCTCTTGAGACCT GAATCTCCCATACATTGCGCATTATTTTGGGTCGCAATATCTGTTTTGCAACTGGACGAAGTTACATTGTACGGTGTTGGTCTTGCATTGCTTGAACAAAATTTGCATACCCTTAAGTCGCAAGGTTGTTTCGAATCTGAAAGTATTAGCGATGTTATGATGAATACACGTGAAAAATTGGAGTGGCATTTCAAGCAACTGGATCATGCGGTTGGCCTATCATTTCGTAGTAATTTCCACTTTGCGCTCGTCGGCCATTTGCTAAAA GGTTTCCGTCATCCTACACCAACAACTGTATCACGTACAGCGCGCGTACTCTCCATGCTTTTGGGTATTGTCGCCAAACCACTAAGACGTGACAAATTTGAAGTTACTCCAGATAGCGTCGCTTATTTAACGGCACTAGTTGCTGTGTCTGAGGAAGTGCGTTCACGTTGTCATGTTAAGCATGCTATACCGCGTTGGCCTGCAGATTCGAGTATAATAGAAAATGGCGAAACGGCTTTGAATGGCAATCAGAAT ACATTTGGCATGCCTTTATCGCGTCGTCAAAAGTCCTGGGATATTCTTGATCAATCAGCGCTTCAGTTAGCTCGTCACCATAAAGGACCTACACATCAG AATGCAAAGGTTTTGTTTAAGACACAACGCTCATTTTCGGTGCCGACCACCAAAGAACCGAACAGTTCGAGCGCTATCGAAGAACATCAG GGGCAGGTGAATGCGTAA